The Chthonomonadales bacterium genome has a window encoding:
- a CDS encoding TolC family protein, with product MNRASIILPALLVLRAGAPAITTDDAVRIALGDSPRIRAARLASVAAQAQTDRERPVALPLLSLRAETRLQGPRVTFPRAGDGDATVLPEQYSRVELSLEQLLYRPGASLARGRYTAETRANALDLLREQNDLRLAVRRAFLDLAEAQAMVGVADEGADTARRHLRQARLMLEAGLTPERDVKSAEADAAEAAQQAARAVNGAALARGNLNRLLGRDPAAPLTIAPPVALPPPPPAYEPAANRAARDRPELAALREHLRGARAGVDLAASQAGPSLSAQLRAVQQTPSAFASSRYYAGGLHLRWDLIDRGESRANAREAAARTGQLEAQLDDAVLGIRLEVAKAIGDEQTARATLASAAEAVESARAALHVSELRYAARAALLLEVAGARVALSRALGDRERALYDVHRAATDLEHATAAGLRISGEGGQ from the coding sequence GTGAACAGAGCATCCATCATCCTCCCAGCTCTCCTGGTGCTGCGCGCCGGAGCGCCGGCTATCACGACCGACGACGCCGTTCGCATCGCCCTGGGCGATAGCCCGCGGATTCGGGCCGCACGGCTCGCATCCGTCGCCGCGCAGGCACAGACCGACCGCGAGCGCCCGGTCGCCCTTCCGCTACTGTCGCTGCGGGCCGAAACGCGACTACAGGGTCCGCGCGTCACCTTCCCCCGCGCCGGTGACGGCGACGCCACCGTCCTTCCCGAGCAGTACAGCCGCGTCGAGCTCTCCCTCGAGCAGCTTCTCTACCGGCCCGGCGCCTCGCTTGCCCGCGGCCGCTACACCGCCGAAACGCGCGCCAATGCGCTCGACCTGCTGCGCGAGCAGAACGACCTGCGCCTCGCCGTGCGGCGCGCCTTCCTTGACCTCGCCGAGGCGCAGGCGATGGTCGGGGTGGCCGACGAGGGAGCCGACACGGCGCGGCGACACCTGCGGCAGGCGCGCCTCATGCTCGAGGCGGGCCTGACGCCGGAGCGCGACGTGAAGTCGGCCGAGGCCGACGCCGCCGAGGCCGCGCAGCAGGCGGCCCGTGCCGTGAACGGCGCTGCCCTGGCTCGCGGCAACCTCAACCGACTCCTCGGACGCGATCCGGCCGCGCCGCTTACCATCGCCCCACCGGTCGCGCTGCCCCCGCCGCCGCCCGCGTACGAGCCGGCCGCGAATCGCGCCGCGCGGGATCGGCCCGAGCTAGCTGCCTTGCGCGAGCACCTGCGCGGTGCGCGAGCCGGCGTCGACCTGGCCGCCTCCCAGGCCGGCCCTTCGCTGAGCGCGCAGTTGAGGGCCGTTCAACAGACGCCGAGCGCATTTGCCAGCTCTCGGTACTATGCCGGCGGCCTCCACCTGAGGTGGGACCTCATCGACCGGGGCGAGTCGCGCGCCAACGCCCGCGAGGCGGCCGCGCGCACCGGGCAGCTAGAGGCCCAACTCGATGATGCCGTGCTCGGAATCCGGCTGGAGGTGGCGAAGGCGATCGGCGATGAGCAGACGGCCCGAGCCACGCTGGCTTCCGCGGCCGAGGCGGTCGAGTCGGCGCGCGCTGCCCTGCACGTCTCCGAGTTGCGGTATGCCGCCCGAGCGGCCCTGCTGCTCGAGGTGGCGGGGGCGCGCGTCGCGCTTTCAAGAGCCCTCGGCGATCGCGAGCGAGCGCTCTACGACGTGCACCGGGCCGCCACCGACCTGGAGCACGCGACGGCGGCCGGTCTTCGGATATCAGGCGAGGGCGGCCAATGA
- a CDS encoding efflux RND transporter periplasmic adaptor subunit yields MTRRALVALLLVAIVAAAAYFNVRARRARQVAPTGTSTPAPMLVEVEPVTWRSLQHQVTTTGVVRAERQVSVSARAPSRVVAVLVHAGDRVRVGDPLIRLDYAAASAQLGGASAAIAAAEAQHGKAIAGEQARLAEVDAQVAQAEAGLRAARNSLVRAELGARLSAQAAAGEAGRAAAAVRQAEAGLRQAQAAHDQSVATLRRTQWLFDRGGAAKVDLEGAKAQEEVARAQRDAARAAVDEARAAAQPAHASAPLRRDVSGVEVDAARAGIAQAQQGLTAARRARSAAARVAERDVEATRAQVEQARAGRREAAAQLGGPVLQSPITGVVADVRATVGEMAQPGMPLLTVVDLASVYVEAMLPAADAAAVRPGMAARVSAMGRQETIQGRVERVAPTAGPNNRSVPVHVAAPSAALRPGVAVRVDTSVTVARALAISLDAVRREGERAYAFTVRAGRARRVPVRTGPVGERYVAVETGLRAGDRVVVSAPGALSDGTPVQER; encoded by the coding sequence ATGACGCGCCGCGCCCTCGTGGCTCTCCTTCTCGTGGCGATCGTCGCCGCGGCGGCGTACTTCAACGTGCGCGCCCGGCGTGCGCGGCAGGTGGCGCCCACCGGCACGTCGACTCCGGCGCCCATGCTCGTGGAGGTGGAACCGGTCACGTGGCGCTCGCTGCAACACCAGGTGACGACGACCGGAGTGGTGAGGGCAGAGAGGCAGGTGTCGGTCTCGGCCCGTGCGCCGTCGCGGGTCGTTGCGGTGCTGGTGCACGCCGGCGACCGCGTGCGGGTGGGCGACCCGCTGATCCGCCTGGACTACGCCGCGGCATCGGCGCAACTCGGCGGCGCCTCGGCGGCCATCGCGGCGGCCGAGGCGCAGCATGGCAAGGCGATCGCCGGTGAACAGGCTCGCCTGGCGGAAGTGGACGCTCAGGTGGCCCAGGCAGAGGCGGGCCTGCGCGCGGCGCGCAACTCGCTGGTGCGGGCCGAGTTGGGCGCGCGCCTGTCGGCGCAGGCGGCCGCCGGCGAGGCCGGCCGGGCGGCCGCCGCTGTTCGCCAGGCCGAGGCCGGCCTGCGCCAGGCCCAGGCGGCCCACGACCAGTCCGTCGCCACCCTCAGGCGGACACAGTGGCTATTCGATCGCGGAGGGGCGGCGAAGGTCGACCTGGAGGGCGCGAAGGCGCAGGAGGAGGTCGCGCGCGCCCAGCGCGACGCGGCCCGCGCGGCCGTTGACGAGGCGCGCGCGGCCGCCCAGCCCGCGCACGCCTCAGCGCCACTGCGACGCGACGTGAGCGGGGTGGAGGTGGACGCGGCGCGCGCCGGCATCGCCCAGGCCCAACAGGGTCTCACGGCGGCGCGGCGCGCGCGCTCCGCCGCCGCACGCGTGGCCGAGCGCGACGTCGAGGCGACGCGGGCGCAGGTCGAGCAGGCACGCGCGGGTCGCCGCGAGGCGGCGGCGCAACTGGGCGGTCCCGTGCTGCAAAGCCCGATCACCGGGGTGGTGGCCGACGTGCGCGCAACAGTCGGCGAGATGGCCCAGCCCGGCATGCCGCTGCTCACGGTAGTGGATCTCGCAAGCGTCTACGTCGAAGCGATGCTGCCGGCGGCCGATGCCGCCGCCGTGCGGCCCGGAATGGCGGCGCGGGTCTCGGCGATGGGACGCCAGGAGACGATCCAGGGGCGTGTGGAGCGCGTCGCGCCGACAGCGGGCCCGAACAACCGGTCAGTTCCGGTGCACGTAGCGGCACCGTCAGCGGCGTTGCGGCCCGGCGTCGCGGTGCGCGTCGACACCAGCGTCACGGTCGCGCGAGCGCTGGCCATCTCTCTCGACGCCGTCCGCCGCGAGGGGGAGCGCGCGTACGCATTCACTGTCCGTGCCGGGCGCGCGAGGCGAGTGCCGGTGCGGACCGGCCCGGTCGGCGAGCGCTACGTCGCCGTCGAGACCGGCCTTCGCGCGGGCGACCGCGTGGTGGTTAGCGCGCCCGGCGCACTGTCGGACGGTACGCCGGTGCAGGAGCGGTGA